A window of the Vibrio fluvialis genome harbors these coding sequences:
- a CDS encoding DUF882 domain-containing protein, translating to MSLSRRDFLKFAGSGLVVAACAPGIAHASYPDKRRVLAMNNLHTGETLETCYFNGQRYVRSELQRLNHICRDFRQNEVHPMDKKLFDQITRIQAALGTDAEVQIISGYRSPTTNAMLRNKSSGVAKKSFHMLGQAIDFRLEGVSLKQVHEAALSLKAGGVGYYPKSQFVHIDTGPVRQWQGA from the coding sequence TTGAGTCTGTCACGTCGAGATTTTCTTAAGTTTGCCGGTTCCGGCTTGGTGGTCGCAGCCTGTGCACCAGGTATTGCGCATGCATCATATCCCGATAAACGTCGTGTTTTGGCAATGAATAACCTACATACCGGTGAAACGTTAGAAACTTGTTATTTTAATGGTCAGCGTTATGTTCGTTCTGAGTTGCAGCGTCTGAATCACATCTGCCGTGATTTCCGCCAGAATGAAGTGCACCCGATGGACAAAAAATTGTTCGATCAAATCACCCGTATTCAAGCTGCGTTAGGCACCGACGCAGAAGTGCAGATCATTTCCGGTTATCGTTCACCGACGACGAATGCCATGCTACGCAACAAATCTTCGGGTGTTGCCAAGAAGAGTTTCCATATGCTGGGTCAAGCCATCGATTTTCGTTTGGAAGGTGTCTCGCTCAAGCAGGTTCACGAAGCGGCGCTCAGCCTCAAGGCTGGCGGCGTAGGGTACTATCCCAAGAGTCAATTCGTTCACATTGATACCGGCCCGGTTCGCCAGTGGCAAGGTGCCTAG
- a CDS encoding DUF2982 domain-containing protein, producing the protein MQTVHLSNHHFDLHSPYAKVVGFVAIVATLFLVILSPSWPQALISLFAMGSLCGLGYWLIRKSWVGYTLTPTHFQQHLFHGGWVVKWSNISHIGICSYEQEGWYQPLPWIGIKLKQYEPYLDGICPRIATEILLSQRALLYLGARQKNQESSFEDMVLDSQPFCEQRKGKVYKGLMAMLANRMRYQRQYYDYDVFISANDLDRSAEEFVGLARRYLAAAEPESDQ; encoded by the coding sequence ATGCAAACTGTTCATTTATCAAATCACCATTTTGACCTGCACTCCCCTTACGCCAAAGTGGTCGGCTTCGTGGCCATCGTCGCCACGCTGTTTCTGGTCATTTTGTCGCCGAGCTGGCCTCAGGCGCTGATCTCCCTTTTCGCCATGGGCAGTCTGTGTGGTTTAGGTTATTGGCTCATTCGCAAGAGTTGGGTTGGCTATACTTTGACACCAACCCACTTTCAACAACACCTGTTTCATGGCGGCTGGGTGGTGAAATGGAGCAACATCAGTCATATCGGTATTTGTAGCTACGAGCAGGAGGGTTGGTATCAACCCCTGCCGTGGATAGGCATCAAACTCAAACAGTACGAACCTTACCTCGACGGTATTTGTCCGCGCATTGCCACGGAAATTCTGCTCAGTCAGCGTGCGCTGTTGTATCTCGGGGCGCGGCAGAAAAATCAGGAATCATCGTTCGAAGATATGGTGTTGGACTCACAGCCATTCTGCGAACAACGCAAAGGTAAAGTGTATAAAGGCTTGATGGCAATGCTGGCAAACCGTATGCGCTATCAGCGCCAGTATTACGATTACGATGTGTTTATTTCGGCCAATGATCTTGACCGCAGTGCGGAAGAGTTTGTGGGATTGGCCCGGCGTTATCTTGCCGCCGCCGAGCCGGAATCGGATCAGTAA
- a CDS encoding L,D-transpeptidase family protein → MNRSRIVVFFLILLSFPLAASPYFANLGWLDSRSSVTPLLQYPEQIERIYHENNDQLIWSDLATQQHFEQQLDLIRRANISPLFERQYHALAQYREAGEWFEYDLLATDTLLLYLSYAERAPSEGMEWFFDGSLNHTLPAPSEKAQLALHIAIGLQGIIDLIDQYTPSDPAYHQLVNAYRYLNQLELHHLPVYVQAGLKKQGDKLDDRSTLVQRLALVNIDVTGISDNVTWYDKSLVAPIKQFQKMHGLKSDGIIGPNTLKWLNMKVPDRLALLALNAERMRLWSTNDDTVIVVNVPGFNLKYWYSGKPVFQSKVVVGRISRPTPVMTTRLDSLILNPTWNVPHKIMVEDILPITKRDHTYLTRHHIDILESWQSEQTLDPEKIDWKSVNPKTFPYRMRQQSGNQNALGLYKFNTPNKRAIYLHDTPSKHLFDNPTRAFSSGCIRVEHADQFATTLLETQGINNVDLIPANERSNRSIPLKKRIPVHIIYQTVWYEEGELHYRDDIYRLDRIKENNG, encoded by the coding sequence ATGAACCGTAGTCGTATTGTTGTTTTCTTTTTGATTCTTCTCAGTTTTCCTTTAGCAGCTTCTCCTTACTTCGCCAATCTTGGCTGGCTGGATAGCCGCTCCTCGGTGACTCCTCTGCTTCAATATCCAGAGCAGATCGAACGCATCTATCACGAAAACAACGATCAGCTCATCTGGAGTGATTTGGCCACTCAGCAACATTTTGAGCAACAGCTGGACTTGATTCGGCGCGCCAACATCAGCCCGCTGTTTGAACGCCAGTATCATGCGCTTGCGCAGTATCGTGAAGCGGGTGAGTGGTTCGAATATGACTTACTGGCCACCGACACTCTGCTGCTCTATCTCAGCTATGCTGAGCGGGCGCCGAGCGAAGGGATGGAGTGGTTTTTTGATGGCAGTCTGAATCATACATTACCGGCGCCGAGTGAAAAGGCGCAGCTGGCTTTGCACATTGCAATCGGCTTGCAAGGTATTATCGACCTGATTGATCAATATACACCGAGCGATCCTGCGTACCATCAGTTGGTGAATGCCTATCGATATCTCAACCAGTTGGAACTGCACCATTTGCCGGTCTATGTTCAGGCTGGTCTGAAAAAACAAGGTGATAAGCTGGATGACCGTTCGACGCTGGTTCAGCGCTTAGCTCTGGTCAATATCGACGTGACAGGAATAAGTGACAATGTCACGTGGTATGACAAATCGCTGGTGGCCCCGATTAAGCAGTTTCAGAAGATGCATGGCTTAAAGTCCGATGGCATTATTGGTCCCAATACGCTGAAATGGCTGAATATGAAGGTTCCCGACCGTCTGGCGTTGCTTGCTCTGAACGCTGAACGTATGCGTTTGTGGAGTACTAATGATGACACGGTTATCGTCGTTAACGTACCTGGGTTTAACCTCAAATATTGGTATTCCGGTAAACCTGTTTTTCAGTCCAAGGTCGTGGTGGGCCGGATATCGCGCCCGACGCCCGTTATGACCACGCGTCTCGACTCATTGATTCTGAACCCAACCTGGAACGTGCCACACAAAATCATGGTGGAAGACATATTACCGATCACCAAGCGTGACCACACCTACCTGACTCGCCACCATATCGATATTCTTGAAAGCTGGCAGTCTGAGCAAACGCTGGATCCGGAAAAAATCGACTGGAAGAGTGTCAACCCGAAAACATTCCCTTACCGAATGCGGCAACAGTCCGGCAATCAGAATGCGTTGGGGCTTTACAAATTCAACACGCCGAACAAGCGGGCCATCTATCTGCATGACACTCCGAGTAAACATCTGTTCGACAACCCAACCCGAGCCTTTAGCTCAGGTTGCATCCGGGTTGAACATGCCGATCAATTCGCAACGACTTTGCTGGAAACGCAAGGTATTAACAACGTAGATCTTATCCCTGCCAACGAACGCTCAAACCGTTCAATTCCTTTGAAAAAGCGCATTCCGGTGCACATCATTTATCAAACCGTATGGTATGAAGAGGGCGAATTACACTATCGGGACGACATTTACCGCCTAGACCGGATAAAAGAGAACAATGGGTGA
- a CDS encoding TRAP transporter substrate-binding protein, producing MSLIHQSVKRVVTGLAAVATCFALFSASASAAEKVYRLKLAETWGPNFPIFGDATKNMAAMAEKMSNGRLQIRIDSANKHKAPLGVFDMVKSGQYDMGHSASYYWKGKVPNTLYFTSMPFGMTPPEQYAWFYYGGGMELMEKVYEPHNMLSFPGGNTDVQMGGWFQKEINTVDDLKGLKMRIPGFAGEVLAEVGAKPTNIAPGELYTSLERRTIDALEWVGPSLDLRMGFHKIAPYYYTGWHEPATELQFLVNKRTWERLPEDLREILRVAMRTAAYDMYTQSVHESGKNWASITTEYPNVKVKTFPPAVIEALRAANDRLLAEHAAADPQAKEIQESQANYMKQVRAWTDISTRAYLNSEQ from the coding sequence ATGAGTCTGATTCATCAATCTGTAAAACGTGTGGTTACTGGCCTGGCGGCAGTAGCGACATGCTTCGCTCTGTTTTCTGCCTCTGCTAGCGCTGCAGAGAAAGTCTACCGTTTGAAGCTGGCGGAAACCTGGGGACCAAACTTCCCGATTTTCGGTGATGCCACCAAAAACATGGCGGCAATGGCTGAAAAAATGTCGAACGGTCGTCTGCAAATTCGTATTGACTCTGCCAACAAACACAAAGCACCACTGGGCGTATTTGATATGGTCAAGTCGGGTCAGTACGACATGGGCCATTCGGCTTCTTATTACTGGAAAGGCAAAGTTCCTAACACTCTTTACTTTACTTCTATGCCTTTCGGTATGACGCCTCCAGAACAGTACGCATGGTTCTACTACGGTGGTGGTATGGAACTGATGGAGAAAGTGTATGAGCCGCACAATATGCTCTCTTTCCCAGGCGGTAACACGGATGTGCAGATGGGTGGTTGGTTCCAGAAGGAGATCAACACGGTCGACGATCTGAAAGGTCTGAAAATGCGCATTCCTGGTTTCGCGGGTGAAGTTCTGGCGGAAGTGGGTGCCAAACCAACCAACATCGCACCGGGTGAACTCTACACTTCACTTGAGCGCCGCACGATCGACGCGTTGGAGTGGGTAGGGCCGTCTCTTGACCTGCGTATGGGCTTCCACAAAATTGCACCTTACTACTACACCGGTTGGCATGAACCAGCGACTGAGCTGCAATTCCTGGTGAACAAACGTACCTGGGAACGTCTGCCAGAAGATCTGCGTGAGATTCTTCGTGTGGCAATGCGTACTGCGGCTTACGACATGTACACTCAATCTGTCCATGAGAGCGGTAAGAACTGGGCATCGATCACCACTGAATATCCGAACGTAAAAGTGAAGACATTCCCACCTGCGGTTATCGAAGCCCTGCGTGCCGCGAATGATCGTCTGCTTGCGGAACATGCCGCAGCCGATCCTCAGGCAAAAGAGATTCAGGAGTCACAGGCGAACTACATGAAACAAGTTCGTGCGTGGACCGATATCTCAACGCGCGCTTACCTCAACAGCGAACAGTAA
- a CDS encoding DUF1513 domain-containing protein gives MVTDQTRRSLLKAALFGACAPMLPFGCASQPSQQPALIGCAIKNRNQFSAVIANSQGEAISQLPLPGRGHGVAIHPKLTQAVAFGRRPGEFLMVFDYHTSEMILLRPADDNRHYYGHGVYSNDGQWLYATEGERGTSRGIIGVYDVAHQYQKVAELTGFGIGPHEVIVMPDDTLVIGVGGVHTNGREPLNIATMKPSLTYLSAEGVILEQVSLPDHHLSIRHLAHDGSETVLCGQQYRGKPEDYPSLVAMHTRGGEMIPLLAEPEQWARFNHYIASIAATDKWILATSPVGNCYGIWSKQTRELVELSALPDASGVVVHGDRFQVSSGSALVVTSEYPQPAQQNVTNVQWDNHWSAII, from the coding sequence ATGGTGACTGATCAAACTCGTCGCTCGCTACTCAAAGCAGCTTTGTTTGGCGCGTGTGCGCCAATGCTGCCTTTTGGCTGTGCGAGCCAGCCTAGCCAACAACCCGCTCTGATTGGTTGTGCGATTAAAAATCGCAATCAGTTCAGTGCGGTCATTGCCAACAGTCAGGGTGAAGCCATCAGCCAGTTGCCCCTGCCGGGACGTGGTCATGGCGTGGCCATTCATCCGAAGCTGACTCAGGCGGTGGCCTTTGGTCGTCGTCCGGGTGAGTTTCTGATGGTGTTTGATTATCACACCAGCGAGATGATTCTATTGCGTCCGGCTGACGATAATCGTCACTACTACGGCCATGGTGTGTATTCCAATGATGGCCAGTGGTTGTATGCGACGGAAGGTGAACGCGGTACCAGTCGCGGTATTATCGGCGTGTATGACGTAGCTCATCAATACCAGAAAGTGGCAGAACTGACCGGTTTCGGTATTGGTCCGCATGAAGTCATCGTGATGCCGGATGACACGTTGGTGATCGGCGTAGGCGGCGTTCATACCAATGGCCGTGAGCCGCTCAACATTGCAACAATGAAACCGAGCCTGACGTACCTCTCAGCGGAAGGCGTGATTCTTGAACAGGTGTCACTGCCGGATCATCACCTCAGTATTCGCCATTTAGCACATGATGGCAGCGAAACGGTGCTTTGCGGTCAGCAATATCGCGGCAAACCGGAAGATTACCCATCGCTGGTCGCAATGCATACGCGTGGTGGCGAAATGATTCCACTACTGGCCGAGCCAGAACAGTGGGCGCGTTTTAACCACTACATTGCGAGTATTGCCGCAACGGATAAATGGATTCTGGCGACGTCTCCCGTCGGCAACTGTTACGGTATCTGGTCGAAACAAACGCGCGAATTGGTTGAATTGTCGGCATTGCCGGATGCGTCAGGTGTCGTCGTCCATGGCGACCGTTTTCAGGTCAGTTCTGGGTCGGCACTGGTGGTAACCAGTGAGTACCCGCAGCCTGCGCAGCAAAACGTCACCAATGTGCAGTGGGATAACCACTGGTCGGCAATCATCTGA
- a CDS encoding di-heme oxidoreductase family protein, which yields MKLYYSALLLGLISTQGLAGEVKSGGATSTTKNGQNAYSMPASNLPMSKRLDFSVGNSFFRNPWVAAPSSTEARDGLGPLFNTNGCQNCHIKDGRGHPPEENDTQAVSMLVRMSIPATTQADRAIYEKEGVVPEPTYGAQLQDFALLGKKPEGQIHITYDEVAVHFADGTPVMLRKPNLSIVGLAYGPLHPNTQLSARVAPPMIGLGLLESIPESTLMGWADEQDKNHDGISGKLNRVWDVEAEKTVIGRFGWKAGQPSLMQQNAAAFNGDIGLTSRLFPQENCTASQTLCDSLPNGGSPEVSDNILDFVEFYSQHLAVPVRRNVDDPQVMQGEQLFTESGCVACHKTNVITAKREHLPALSEQTIHPYTDLLLHDMGEGLSDGRPEALASAEEWRTPPLWGIGYTQEVNGHTYYLHDGRARNVMEAVLWHGGEAKKSRDRVLQFDQQQREALIAFLNSL from the coding sequence ATGAAGTTGTATTACTCCGCGCTCCTTCTTGGCTTGATTTCCACACAAGGACTCGCTGGTGAGGTCAAATCTGGCGGAGCAACCAGTACGACCAAAAATGGTCAGAACGCGTATTCAATGCCAGCCTCTAACTTACCCATGTCCAAGCGTCTGGATTTCAGTGTCGGTAACAGTTTTTTCCGTAACCCTTGGGTGGCGGCACCTTCGTCAACAGAAGCCCGTGACGGTTTAGGGCCGCTTTTCAACACCAACGGTTGTCAGAACTGCCACATCAAAGATGGTCGCGGCCATCCGCCCGAAGAGAACGACACTCAAGCCGTTTCAATGCTGGTGCGTATGAGTATTCCGGCAACGACTCAAGCAGATCGCGCCATTTACGAAAAAGAAGGTGTAGTGCCAGAACCAACGTATGGGGCTCAGTTGCAAGATTTCGCTTTGCTAGGCAAAAAGCCGGAAGGTCAGATTCACATTACTTATGATGAAGTCGCGGTGCACTTTGCCGATGGTACGCCCGTGATGCTGAGAAAACCTAACCTTTCCATCGTAGGCTTGGCGTATGGTCCGCTGCACCCGAACACTCAGCTGTCGGCACGCGTGGCTCCTCCTATGATTGGATTGGGTTTGTTGGAAAGCATTCCTGAATCTACGCTGATGGGCTGGGCTGACGAACAGGATAAGAACCACGACGGCATTTCCGGTAAACTCAACCGGGTTTGGGATGTTGAAGCTGAGAAAACCGTCATCGGCCGATTCGGTTGGAAAGCTGGTCAGCCTTCTCTGATGCAACAAAATGCAGCCGCATTTAACGGTGACATTGGTTTAACCAGTCGTCTGTTTCCACAGGAAAACTGTACAGCGAGCCAGACATTGTGCGACAGTCTGCCCAATGGCGGCTCACCGGAAGTAAGCGATAACATTCTCGATTTTGTTGAGTTCTATTCACAACACTTGGCGGTTCCTGTAAGACGTAATGTCGATGATCCGCAAGTGATGCAGGGCGAGCAGTTGTTTACTGAGAGTGGTTGCGTTGCTTGCCATAAAACCAATGTAATTACGGCCAAGCGAGAGCATCTTCCCGCGCTTTCAGAGCAGACGATTCATCCTTATACGGATCTGCTGTTGCATGATATGGGCGAAGGGCTGAGTGATGGTCGGCCAGAGGCATTGGCGAGCGCTGAGGAGTGGCGGACTCCACCGCTGTGGGGTATCGGGTATACGCAGGAAGTCAACGGACATACCTATTATCTGCATGACGGACGAGCGCGAAATGTAATGGAAGCGGTATTGTGGCATGGTGGTGAAGCGAAAAAATCGCGTGACCGTGTGCTGCAATTTGATCAACAACAGCGTGAAGCGCTGATCGCATTTTTGAATTCTTTGTAG
- a CDS encoding MBL fold metallo-hydrolase, which yields MSLKYQIVPVTPFAQNCSIVWCDETMQGVVVDPGGDVKQLKMMIDELGVNIVKLVLTHGHLDHVGGTEPLADLLGGIDIIGPHKDDNFWLQGLEGQSKMFGFPLTEAFVPTEWLDEGDTVTFGNQTLNVLHTPGHTPGHVVLFSEEARLAFVGDVLFNGSIGRTDFPKGDFNTLITSIKTKLWPLGNDVTFVPGHGPTSTFGHERASNPFVADEMPLY from the coding sequence ATGTCTTTAAAATATCAAATTGTTCCCGTTACGCCGTTTGCTCAAAACTGCTCAATTGTCTGGTGTGATGAAACCATGCAAGGCGTCGTGGTTGATCCGGGCGGTGACGTGAAACAACTGAAAATGATGATTGACGAGCTGGGTGTGAATATCGTCAAGTTGGTGCTGACTCACGGCCATTTAGATCACGTGGGTGGCACGGAGCCGTTGGCGGATTTGCTTGGCGGTATCGATATCATCGGCCCACACAAAGACGATAACTTCTGGCTGCAAGGTCTGGAAGGGCAGAGCAAGATGTTCGGCTTTCCTCTGACAGAGGCATTTGTACCGACGGAATGGTTGGATGAAGGCGACACGGTGACATTCGGAAATCAAACTCTGAACGTGCTGCATACCCCGGGCCACACTCCGGGTCATGTGGTGTTATTCAGCGAAGAAGCCCGTCTGGCCTTTGTCGGCGACGTGTTGTTCAATGGCAGTATCGGTCGCACTGATTTCCCGAAAGGCGATTTCAATACGCTGATCACTTCCATCAAAACCAAACTTTGGCCGTTGGGCAACGATGTCACGTTTGTACCAGGTCATGGTCCAACGTCTACCTTTGGTCACGAACGTGCCAGCAACCCGTTTGTTGCCGACGAAATGCCGCTTTACTGA
- a CDS encoding imelysin family protein: protein MTFKSLTPVALALVLSACQSTGMSDSKAEQTNHVSQPVYVLEYQSAARFKAESDNLALAFSRYCEQADLDTDKLKTQWHQTMTAWMALQGQERGPAAALEQSWNVQFWPDKKNTTGRKMASLVHQDREWTAEQIAQQSVTVQGLGALEWMLYDPKSPLTSAPKSACQSALGISQNLADKAALIESAWQQNPWKTMDDATWESEYVALLSNQLEHAMSKMTRPLANVGQPRPYFSESWRSKTSMLNLKANVEAMQALYLASLDGQLRERNLVELADRVKTQYANLVDTWPAEPSLFDMLQTKEGYRDALSQYNKLDQLKYLLHEEVAVALGVVLGFNSSDGD from the coding sequence ATGACGTTTAAATCATTGACGCCAGTCGCTTTAGCGCTGGTTTTGTCGGCGTGTCAGAGTACCGGAATGTCTGACTCAAAGGCGGAGCAGACCAACCATGTCAGCCAGCCAGTTTATGTTTTGGAATACCAGTCGGCTGCACGTTTTAAGGCCGAATCAGACAATCTGGCTCTCGCGTTCAGCCGTTATTGCGAGCAGGCTGATCTGGATACGGATAAGTTGAAAACGCAGTGGCATCAAACCATGACTGCATGGATGGCATTGCAAGGTCAGGAGCGTGGCCCGGCGGCAGCGCTCGAACAAAGCTGGAATGTACAATTCTGGCCAGATAAAAAGAACACCACGGGTCGTAAGATGGCTTCTTTAGTGCATCAGGACCGAGAGTGGACGGCAGAGCAGATTGCGCAGCAAAGTGTAACAGTGCAAGGCCTAGGCGCACTGGAATGGATGTTGTACGATCCTAAATCACCGCTGACGTCAGCGCCGAAATCTGCCTGTCAGTCAGCTCTGGGTATCAGCCAGAACCTGGCCGATAAAGCGGCGTTGATTGAATCCGCTTGGCAACAAAATCCTTGGAAAACAATGGATGACGCGACCTGGGAATCGGAGTACGTTGCATTGCTGTCGAATCAGCTAGAGCACGCGATGTCAAAAATGACACGCCCGCTGGCTAATGTTGGTCAGCCACGTCCTTACTTCTCTGAATCCTGGCGTTCTAAAACGTCCATGCTGAACCTGAAAGCAAACGTGGAAGCGATGCAGGCGCTTTATCTGGCAAGCCTGGATGGGCAACTTCGTGAGCGCAATCTGGTTGAACTGGCTGATCGAGTTAAAACTCAATACGCGAATCTGGTTGACACCTGGCCAGCGGAACCAAGCCTGTTTGACATGCTGCAGACTAAAGAGGGTTACCGTGATGCCCTGTCTCAGTACAACAAACTGGATCAACTGAAATACCTGCTGCATGAAGAAGTAGCAGTGGCTCTGGGCGTAGTATTAGGATTTAACTCTAGCGATGGTGACTGA